The following nucleotide sequence is from Synechococcus sp. KORDI-52.
AACCAGATGCCTCAGGAGGTCTTCCGTGCCAAAGGAGTCTTGTGGTTCAACGAAAGCGAACGCCGCCACGTGTTTCATCTGGCGGGCAAGCGCTTCTCCATCGACGACACCGACTGGACCGGTGATCGCAAAAACCAACTGGTGCTGATCGGCCGAGACATCGACCACAGCACCTTGAGGGAGCAACTCCAGGCCTGTGTGGCACCGGATGCAGGGAAAGGTTTCACCTGATTCAGCAGAACCCAGGAATGCTGCTTATTGTGCGCGTCACGGGAGAAACCTCAATGGTCGAACCACTGCTGCTCGGAACGGTCTTTGTTCTCGCCAGCCTGCTGTTGTGGCTTCTGGCTGATTCCGATGACGACAACGGCGGCGGTGGCTTACGCCAGCCGGTGCTTGTACCCATCCCGGTGCGTCATCACCAACGCTGAAGACATCAATTCCTTTCACCTCAATCCTCCGCTGAAGCGGGGGATTTTTTATGCCAACGCCTGATGAAGAGGAAGCAACGTCACTCTGGCCCCATCCCTGAAGCTGAGGCGACAACGGGTGTGGGGAGGATGCACCTGATTGATCGGACAGTGGGCACGCACCAGCACATCCGCAACACGGAATCGGTACTCCCATGTATCCCCCAGAAATTCCCGGCCCAGGACGCTGGCCTCTCCTTCGGCATCGGCGACGACATTGATGTCGTGGGGGTCCACCAGCACACAGCAGTCACCGGAGGTTCTGCTGTCAGCCTGGACCCATGGGGCGGAAGCATCCAGTTCTCCCAGCAGACAGGACAACTGGCCATGGTCATGGGCCTGAACCGGAATCAAATTGCGCTGGAGCACAAAGGATCCAACAAAAGGCGTCGCCGGTGATCTCACGATCTCGGGGGGCGAGGCACATTGATGCAGCACGCCATCACGCATGACGGCAACGCGATCGCAAATCGCCAGAGCTTCTCCGGGGTCATGGGTGACGATCACGCCGCTCGCACCGCAGGCATCGAGCACGGAGGTGAGCTCACTGCGCAGGCGAAGCCTCACCTCCACATCAAGACTTGAAAAAGGCTCATCAAGCAGAACAACCCTTGGCGCTGGGGCCAGAGCACGTGCCAACGCCAGCCGTTGCCGCTGGCCACCTGAGAGCTGGTGGGGGTAGCGCTGCTCAAGCCCCTTCAGCCCCAGCAACTGAAATAACCAGGCCACGCGTTCACAGTTGGGATTCCGCCGGGGCAAACCGAAGCTGGCGTTCTGCCAAGCGTTCAGGTGAGGGAACAGGGCGTAGTCCTGGAACACCATGCCCACGCCCCTGCGTTCCGGTTCCATCCAGACCCCATCCCCAGCCACCATTCGCTGATCC
It contains:
- a CDS encoding ABC transporter ATP-binding protein; its protein translation is MEPTVALNGVWHSYGDASDGWTLKGVDLEVAPGELLGLLGPSGCGKTTLLRLIAGFERPRRGTVQLDQRMVAGDGVWMEPERRGVGMVFQDYALFPHLNAWQNASFGLPRRNPNCERVAWLFQLLGLKGLEQRYPHQLSGGQRQRLALARALAPAPRVVLLDEPFSSLDVEVRLRLRSELTSVLDACGASGVIVTHDPGEALAICDRVAVMRDGVLHQCASPPEIVRSPATPFVGSFVLQRNLIPVQAHDHGQLSCLLGELDASAPWVQADSRTSGDCCVLVDPHDINVVADAEGEASVLGREFLGDTWEYRFRVADVLVRAHCPINQVHPPHTRCRLSFRDGARVTLLPLHQALA